A part of Paenibacillus sp. IHBB 10380 genomic DNA contains:
- a CDS encoding DUF6033 family protein, with protein sequence MLNVAALNSFNTVSSKMVNQKISNLGVSFEDVLSTQGSKSVLSELENKFGIKISVNAIPKTKEAVRSVYSNSVGKGNVTIAPNILNKMSTNPQLQKKVEAIIQDHFDSSVNDKPGDASGVIIHPDGTVTFWVIGDYLTPAEREKIQKEVEADKKKKAEKLESLSKLSSTPLSQLGLASLDSMLRKKNLFA encoded by the coding sequence TTGTTAAATGTAGCTGCACTCAACAGCTTTAATACTGTGAGTTCAAAAATGGTAAACCAGAAGATTTCGAATTTAGGCGTTTCTTTTGAAGATGTTCTATCGACACAGGGATCGAAGTCGGTTTTGTCGGAATTGGAGAATAAATTCGGCATTAAGATCAGCGTAAATGCTATACCAAAGACTAAAGAAGCTGTGAGGAGCGTTTACTCGAATAGTGTTGGTAAAGGTAATGTTACAATCGCTCCAAATATACTAAATAAGATGTCAACAAATCCACAATTGCAAAAAAAAGTAGAAGCGATAATACAGGATCATTTTGATTCTAGTGTTAACGATAAACCCGGTGATGCCAGTGGTGTCATTATTCATCCGGATGGAACAGTTACTTTTTGGGTTATTGGTGATTATTTGACACCTGCTGAAAGGGAAAAGATTCAAAAAGAAGTAGAGGCCGATAAAAAGAAGAAAGCGGAGAAGCTTGAGTCGTTGAGTAAATTAAGCAGCACTCCCCTCTCTCAATTGGGTCTGGCCAGTTTGGATTCAATGCTGCGAAAAAAGAATCTATTTGCGTAA
- a CDS encoding helix-turn-helix domain-containing protein has protein sequence MKTVLKAVGQRVRDLRKQLGLSQEELGEKAGFHFSYIGGVERAEKNITIVNLQKIADALDVPLNDLFVYSKYSKTTNRSNDKDILLNDIVGRLSTMKKNELNKVQLFLNEFF, from the coding sequence ATGAAGACAGTTCTAAAAGCAGTCGGTCAACGAGTCAGAGATTTAAGAAAACAGTTGGGTTTATCTCAAGAAGAGCTTGGAGAAAAGGCTGGCTTTCATTTTTCTTATATTGGTGGGGTTGAACGTGCCGAGAAAAACATCACGATCGTAAATCTTCAAAAAATTGCAGATGCTCTTGATGTCCCTTTAAATGACTTATTCGTTTATTCAAAATACTCTAAGACAACAAATAGAAGTAATGATAAAGATATTTTGTTGAATGATATTGTTGGACGATTATCTACTATGAAAAAAAATGAACTAAACAAAGTTCAATTGTTCCTAAATGAGTTTTTTTAG
- a CDS encoding DUF2239 family protein: MRDDQTRFCCTAFLGVGVVASGSLQHVVSTVKDALDDRDLTQLLIFDDTTGKQIDVDFRGKTDDVLKRLGEQFGDLPGTEMNHQHTRRVGRPKLGVVSGEVTLLPKDWEWLKSQPGGASLTLRKLVGDARRAGGKQSKIRESQEATYHFMTAMAGNFHQYEEALRALYAGDLDRFYHCIDDWAPDIRNHIKRLAANAFPEGN, encoded by the coding sequence ATGAGAGATGATCAAACGCGCTTTTGCTGCACGGCATTTTTGGGTGTGGGAGTCGTCGCCAGTGGTTCGTTACAGCACGTTGTTTCTACAGTGAAGGATGCTCTGGATGACAGAGACCTCACACAGCTGCTTATATTTGACGATACCACGGGGAAGCAAATAGATGTTGATTTCCGTGGGAAGACAGATGACGTGCTCAAACGATTAGGAGAACAGTTTGGCGACTTGCCCGGTACGGAAATGAATCACCAGCATACACGGCGGGTCGGTCGACCCAAGCTGGGGGTTGTATCCGGTGAGGTTACATTATTGCCCAAAGATTGGGAATGGCTGAAGAGTCAACCTGGAGGGGCGTCGTTAACATTACGAAAACTCGTTGGTGATGCTCGCCGTGCTGGAGGAAAACAGAGCAAGATACGAGAGTCACAAGAAGCAACATATCACTTTATGACAGCTATGGCCGGGAACTTCCATCAATACGAAGAAGCTCTGCGGGCACTGTATGCTGGTGATTTGGATCGTTTTTACCACTGCATCGATGACTGGGCACCTGATATCAGAAACCATATCAAAAGATTAGCCGCTAATGCATTCCCTGAAGGGAACTAA
- a CDS encoding alpha/beta fold hydrolase, protein MNILKVKSVELAYDSFGNENDEAIILIAGLGTQMIRWTDSFCRILAARGFRVIRFDNRDVGCSTHFSHYPTLDFDALATALMSGKRPDIPYTLDDMSNDAIGLLDALSIDRAHFVGRSMGGMIAQIAAGEYPERVLSLTSIMSSSGNPTLPQTSPDVMAMMTKPAPNPFEDEAGFLAHSVSFAKRIAGTGYLFEEDAYRALILEEVQRAYDPGSVGRQIAAIAVSGDRRPRLATIKVPTLVIHGVDDPLFVPACGEDTASAIPGAELMLVDGMGHDLPHQLYKVIADGIERTARRN, encoded by the coding sequence ATGAACATTCTGAAAGTCAAAAGCGTCGAATTGGCCTATGACAGTTTTGGTAACGAAAATGACGAGGCTATTATCCTAATCGCCGGGCTTGGAACCCAGATGATCCGATGGACGGATTCGTTTTGTCGGATATTAGCAGCGCGGGGCTTTCGCGTAATCCGCTTTGACAATCGCGACGTAGGTTGCTCGACGCATTTTAGCCATTATCCGACGCTGGATTTTGACGCACTGGCGACTGCTCTCATGTCGGGAAAGCGACCGGACATCCCTTACACTCTCGATGACATGTCCAACGACGCTATCGGACTACTCGATGCCCTTTCAATTGACCGGGCACATTTCGTTGGCAGGTCGATGGGCGGAATGATTGCCCAGATTGCTGCCGGTGAGTACCCTGAACGGGTTTTATCACTCACCTCCATTATGTCCAGTTCCGGTAATCCCACACTTCCGCAAACTTCCCCGGATGTCATGGCGATGATGACTAAACCAGCGCCGAACCCATTTGAGGATGAAGCAGGATTCTTGGCGCACAGCGTCTCTTTTGCCAAACGCATCGCCGGCACCGGCTATCTGTTTGAAGAGGACGCATATCGAGCGCTCATTCTGGAGGAAGTCCAGCGAGCCTACGATCCAGGCAGTGTTGGACGACAAATTGCTGCGATCGCTGTCTCCGGTGATCGTCGTCCGCGGCTGGCGACCATAAAAGTACCAACACTTGTCATTCATGGGGTGGACGATCCCCTGTTCGTCCCGGCGTGTGGCGAGGACACGGCTTCTGCCATTCCGGGCGCTGAGCTAATGTTGGTTGACGGCATGGGACACGACTTACCGCACCAACTGTACAAAGTAATCGCTGATGGCATAGAGCGAACGGCTCGTCGCAATTGA
- the ku gene encoding non-homologous end joining protein Ku encodes MKGRLNMHTLWKGALSFGLVHLPIKMHAATEDKDITMRQIHRTCGSPISLLKSCTQCNQDIVTQDLVKGYEYQKNQYILFDKEELDQLLPELNKEIKIMDFVNIDEIDPIYFQKTYYLSPDNRADRSYTLLMEALKTTSKIGICKVSIRSKSSLGAIRVVNNCLVLETLYYFDEIRPIQDVPNVLINPVVDPKELAMAQSIVQLLSAEFEPTKYQDDYRNQLNDAINKKIQGEQIQYTVIQQKNNVVDLMTALQASIEALNNSTSKKTIKPKGKRKKEQTA; translated from the coding sequence TTGAAAGGTAGATTAAATATGCATACATTATGGAAAGGTGCATTAAGTTTTGGGCTTGTACATCTACCGATAAAGATGCACGCTGCAACTGAGGATAAAGATATCACGATGAGACAAATTCATCGAACATGCGGTTCACCAATATCTTTACTCAAATCGTGCACTCAGTGTAATCAGGATATCGTTACTCAAGATCTTGTAAAGGGCTACGAGTATCAAAAGAACCAATATATCCTTTTTGACAAGGAAGAGTTAGACCAACTTCTACCTGAATTAAATAAAGAAATAAAGATTATGGATTTTGTAAATATTGATGAAATTGACCCCATATATTTTCAGAAAACATATTATCTATCTCCTGATAATCGAGCTGATAGAAGTTACACTCTTTTGATGGAAGCCCTAAAGACGACTAGCAAGATAGGTATATGCAAAGTGTCAATTCGTTCGAAAAGCAGTTTGGGTGCAATTAGGGTCGTTAATAACTGTCTAGTATTAGAAACCCTTTATTACTTTGATGAAATCAGGCCGATTCAAGATGTACCTAATGTGCTGATTAATCCTGTTGTTGATCCTAAAGAGTTAGCAATGGCGCAATCCATAGTACAACTTCTATCAGCTGAGTTTGAGCCTACAAAATATCAGGATGATTATAGGAACCAGTTAAACGATGCAATTAACAAAAAAATTCAAGGTGAGCAGATTCAATATACGGTTATTCAACAGAAGAATAATGTAGTAGATCTTATGACTGCACTTCAGGCTAGTATTGAAGCTTTAAATAATAGTACAAGTAAAAAAACAATAAAACCAAAGGGAAAACGAAAAAAAGAACAGACAGCATGA
- a CDS encoding TOPRIM nucleotidyl transferase/hydrolase domain-containing protein, whose protein sequence is MPVNGFHCVTAMIFYSRYVYLIPDFRFFLISSSLPSHSDLPDEHIHKPDRALTEIQDKEFVLSEINDYNNYIKLIEPNLNKIVFSQKVVLVEGPNDLMTYKEIIKKKVLALTGDEKYAETYLSFFNISIVPHHGKITAAVLINLCKHLGIEFFCINDFDFEDNFALDLSFDSLEDLQESEIYTNGVSSINVFNSKGELLSDKTKRSMITTNWRLINAASLEKLHFNIPKLETVIGYDSNDKNSAGIWKAVQNKSDFGEDIFPIALESFIGLSKLRKVN, encoded by the coding sequence GTGCCAGTGAATGGTTTTCACTGTGTAACTGCTATGATTTTTTATTCCCGATATGTATACCTCATCCCTGACTTTAGGTTCTTCCTTATTTCATCCAGTTTGCCAAGCCACTCAGATTTACCTGATGAGCATATACATAAACCCGACAGAGCATTAACAGAGATTCAAGACAAGGAATTTGTCCTGTCTGAAATTAATGATTACAACAATTATATAAAATTGATAGAGCCGAATTTAAATAAGATTGTCTTTAGTCAAAAGGTTGTGCTGGTAGAAGGTCCGAATGACTTAATGACATATAAAGAAATCATAAAGAAAAAAGTATTAGCTCTTACTGGTGATGAGAAGTATGCAGAAACATACTTAAGTTTTTTTAATATATCGATTGTTCCTCATCATGGTAAGATAACAGCTGCTGTTCTAATAAATTTATGCAAACATCTCGGAATAGAGTTTTTTTGTATAAATGATTTTGATTTTGAAGATAACTTTGCATTAGATTTATCTTTCGACTCACTTGAAGATCTACAAGAAAGTGAAATATATACGAATGGAGTATCGAGTATCAATGTTTTTAATTCAAAGGGTGAGCTCCTAAGTGACAAAACAAAACGAAGTATGATCACTACAAACTGGAGATTAATTAATGCTGCTTCTCTTGAAAAATTACACTTTAATATTCCAAAATTAGAAACTGTTATAGGTTATGATTCTAATGATAAAAATAGTGCTGGTATTTGGAAAGCAGTTCAAAATAAATCTGATTTTGGGGAGGATATATTTCCAATAGCACTTGAGAGTTTTATTGGGCTTAGTAAACTTAGAAAAGTCAATTAA
- a CDS encoding WGxxGxxG family protein: MKKIWSLLFALTIFSCALSLPAFAQQTSRDNMMITNNTRMNNNFDTNSTTNTQTNGYEIDSNRNNSNNYRTNAVTDDNDFDWGWLGLLGLTGLFGLRNRDHERNKK; the protein is encoded by the coding sequence ATGAAGAAAATCTGGTCATTGTTATTTGCTTTAACAATATTTTCATGCGCGCTTTCTTTACCTGCTTTCGCGCAACAAACAAGTCGAGATAATATGATGATAACGAATAACACCCGAATGAACAACAACTTCGATACTAACAGCACAACTAATACTCAAACGAATGGGTATGAAATTGACAGTAATCGTAACAATTCTAATAACTACCGAACAAATGCGGTAACTGATGATAACGATTTTGATTGGGGATGGCTAGGCTTACTTGGTTTAACTGGCTTATTCGGATTAAGGAATCGTGATCACGAACGCAACAAAAAATAA
- a CDS encoding DUF3231 family protein — translation MGILNGNPKHEPMHYGEVFTVWQGSAVAKGAVSCYQTYLNHAGDKDLKKVLEALIDQAKLEIKELDTLLTDNGIIPAPVMPERPLVKLEDIPAGARFSDPEIAAKIAADTSIGLVACSQAMGQSVRADIGALFAKYHLSKAALGFRILELTKEKGWLVPPPLQLIRPEV, via the coding sequence ATGGGAATTCTAAACGGTAATCCAAAACATGAACCGATGCATTATGGAGAAGTATTTACTGTATGGCAAGGCTCCGCTGTAGCTAAGGGTGCCGTATCTTGCTACCAAACATACTTAAACCACGCAGGTGACAAAGACCTTAAAAAAGTGCTTGAAGCTTTAATTGATCAAGCAAAATTAGAGATTAAAGAGCTCGATACTTTACTCACAGATAACGGAATTATTCCTGCACCAGTTATGCCTGAAAGACCACTTGTAAAACTAGAAGATATTCCTGCAGGCGCAAGATTTAGTGATCCTGAAATAGCAGCTAAAATTGCAGCTGACACTTCTATTGGTTTGGTTGCATGTAGCCAAGCTATGGGCCAATCAGTAAGGGCAGATATTGGAGCTCTATTTGCTAAATATCATCTTTCTAAAGCAGCCTTAGGTTTTCGGATACTTGAGTTAACAAAAGAAAAAGGTTGGCTTGTCCCTCCTCCTCTTCAATTGATACGTCCCGAGGTTTAA
- a CDS encoding manganese catalase family protein, with amino-acid sequence MYFYKEDLINIIKKDKPDPAAAKVLQETLGGQFGEMRTMMQYFFQSSNFRGKETQFRDLIRGVFLEEISHVELVQQTINQLLNDSGEDSPGNAGVDSAPLDEAIKHANPHHFIVGAKSSLPVDAAGNPWLGNYVYSHGNLISDLLDNLVLESTGVLQKSRIYEMSSNQTFRETLAFLIVRDNAHQNAFAKALETLGVEWGKLFPVPNYDINKYPECRKYVDLGYHNAQFNFRLDQSRIGEIFNGKSPSRNGGQLEVTPPPDGFPIPYLPEMPNEHSPGIYDMNA; translated from the coding sequence TTGTATTTCTACAAAGAAGATTTAATTAATATTATTAAAAAGGACAAACCAGACCCAGCAGCAGCTAAGGTTTTGCAAGAAACGCTTGGTGGACAATTCGGAGAAATGCGTACTATGATGCAATACTTCTTCCAAAGTAGTAATTTCCGGGGTAAAGAGACACAATTCCGTGATTTAATACGTGGTGTATTTCTTGAGGAGATCAGCCACGTTGAGCTCGTTCAACAAACCATTAATCAACTGCTTAACGACTCTGGTGAAGACTCTCCAGGAAATGCTGGGGTTGATTCGGCCCCTTTGGATGAAGCCATTAAACATGCCAATCCTCATCATTTCATTGTAGGTGCAAAGAGCTCTTTGCCTGTTGATGCGGCAGGTAATCCATGGCTGGGCAATTATGTATATAGCCATGGCAATCTAATTAGTGACCTTTTGGACAATCTTGTCCTAGAGTCAACCGGGGTTCTGCAGAAATCACGAATCTACGAAATGAGCTCCAACCAAACATTTCGTGAGACCCTTGCATTTCTAATCGTTCGTGACAATGCCCATCAGAACGCTTTCGCTAAAGCGTTGGAAACGCTTGGAGTAGAATGGGGCAAGCTCTTCCCGGTACCCAATTATGATATTAATAAATACCCGGAATGCCGCAAGTATGTAGATTTGGGATACCATAATGCTCAGTTTAATTTCCGTCTGGATCAATCTCGTATTGGTGAAATATTTAATGGTAAGTCTCCTAGCCGTAATGGCGGACAATTAGAGGTTACACCACCACCAGATGGCTTTCCTATCCCCTACTTACCTGAAATGCCAAATGAACATAGCCCAGGTATCTATGATATGAACGCCTAG
- a CDS encoding MBL fold metallo-hydrolase, whose protein sequence is MDKELSYGDDYHYLPITSIKSGVGQEVTSDLFCLTIQIVNVIFIGQPNSDNWILVDAGMPKSADTIIAASEERFGPKSKPKAIILTHGHFDHVGAIVELIDHWGVPVYAHELELPYLTGKQNYPDPDPTVEGGLIAKMSPLFPNEAIHLGHHVTKLPSDYTIPSMSEWRWIHTSGHTPGHISLFRERDRLLIAGDAFVTVKQEYLYDVISQKPEISGPPRYLTTDWQAALESVRSLEALKPLIAITGHGLPFAGEILTHSLKQLADEFDRKAVPRYGKYVN, encoded by the coding sequence ATGGATAAAGAATTATCTTATGGTGATGACTATCACTACTTACCTATAACTTCGATTAAAAGTGGTGTTGGACAAGAAGTAACTTCAGATTTATTTTGTTTAACGATTCAAATTGTCAATGTCATTTTCATAGGTCAACCTAATTCCGATAATTGGATATTAGTTGATGCAGGAATGCCTAAATCTGCTGACACCATTATAGCGGCTTCTGAAGAACGGTTCGGTCCTAAAAGCAAGCCCAAAGCGATAATTCTAACCCACGGACACTTTGACCATGTTGGTGCTATTGTTGAGCTCATAGACCATTGGGGGGTTCCCGTTTATGCACATGAACTGGAATTACCTTATTTAACAGGCAAGCAAAACTATCCAGATCCTGATCCAACCGTTGAAGGAGGATTGATTGCCAAAATGTCTCCTTTATTTCCTAACGAAGCCATTCATCTTGGTCATCATGTAACAAAGCTTCCTTCTGACTATACGATACCATCAATGTCAGAATGGCGATGGATCCACACGTCTGGACATACGCCTGGTCATATCTCTTTATTCAGAGAACGTGATCGTTTGCTCATCGCTGGAGATGCATTTGTAACGGTCAAGCAAGAATATCTGTATGACGTTATTTCCCAGAAACCAGAAATCAGCGGACCTCCTCGCTATTTAACAACAGATTGGCAAGCCGCATTAGAGTCCGTTAGGTCATTAGAAGCATTGAAACCGTTGATTGCCATTACGGGACATGGCCTCCCCTTTGCCGGAGAAATTTTGACGCATAGTCTGAAACAATTGGCTGATGAATTTGATCGTAAAGCTGTACCGCGATATGGAAAGTATGTAAATTGA
- a CDS encoding MFS transporter — MKNKKWELVALASIPLIMTLGNSMLLPILPQISRQLGITAFQVSMIITVYGLVAIPMIPIAGYLSDRFGRKKIILPSLLITAVGGTICVAASWFMEGLSAYWIILTGRLLQGIGAAGAFPIVLPFIGDLFKDETEVSKNLGLIETSNTFGKVLSPILGAYLGTLLWFAPFIAIPILCLISFLMVLLLVENPKPEKNEKPENTSLRQFTSEIRDILHEKGRWLYSIFAIGGICMFVTFGVLFYLSETLESKYNLRGATKGFVLAIPLSLLCLSSYGSGKIIGKNKTLMKWLGFSGMVLLTISMVLTGFNKGIYLMVGFLSLSGVGIGVALPCMDALITEGIEKDNRGTITSLYSSMRFIGVALGPLVISLLINKGHWLTFGTMASVGLVGGLLTLFAVTPSNSDQGDNIKY; from the coding sequence ATGAAGAACAAAAAATGGGAGTTAGTTGCACTTGCTTCAATTCCATTAATTATGACACTCGGTAATTCAATGCTACTACCTATTCTGCCACAAATATCACGCCAGCTAGGAATTACTGCTTTTCAAGTCAGTATGATCATTACGGTTTACGGGCTCGTAGCGATTCCGATGATTCCGATTGCAGGATATTTGTCTGATCGTTTTGGGCGAAAAAAAATTATACTACCAAGCTTGCTTATTACTGCTGTAGGCGGGACGATATGTGTAGCAGCTTCTTGGTTTATGGAGGGGTTAAGCGCCTATTGGATTATACTGACTGGACGTTTGCTACAGGGAATTGGAGCTGCGGGGGCTTTTCCAATCGTCCTTCCTTTTATAGGTGACCTTTTTAAAGATGAAACAGAAGTTAGCAAAAATTTAGGACTTATTGAAACCTCCAACACTTTCGGAAAGGTTCTCAGTCCGATATTGGGCGCGTATTTAGGCACACTACTTTGGTTTGCTCCTTTTATAGCGATTCCTATACTTTGTTTGATTTCATTTCTAATGGTTTTGCTTTTAGTAGAAAATCCAAAACCAGAGAAAAATGAAAAACCAGAGAATACAAGTTTACGTCAATTCACATCAGAAATAAGAGACATTTTGCATGAAAAAGGGCGTTGGCTCTATTCTATTTTTGCAATCGGCGGCATCTGCATGTTTGTAACTTTTGGAGTGTTATTCTATTTATCAGAGACACTGGAATCTAAATATAATCTTCGTGGGGCCACAAAGGGTTTTGTGCTAGCTATCCCACTCTCACTTCTTTGCCTCTCTTCATATGGAAGTGGAAAGATTATAGGAAAGAATAAAACACTGATGAAGTGGCTGGGATTTAGTGGGATGGTACTGTTAACTATATCTATGGTTTTAACTGGTTTTAATAAAGGGATTTATCTGATGGTGGGATTCTTAAGTTTAAGTGGAGTTGGCATTGGAGTAGCACTACCTTGTATGGATGCATTAATTACTGAGGGAATTGAGAAGGATAACCGGGGTACGATTACCTCCTTATATAGTAGCATGCGGTTCATTGGAGTGGCACTGGGGCCATTGGTAATATCGCTTCTAATAAACAAAGGGCATTGGTTGACATTTGGCACTATGGCATCCGTAGGGTTGGTCGGCGGATTACTAACGTTATTCGCAGTTACTCCCAGTAATAGCGATCAAGGTGATAACATTAAATATTAA
- a CDS encoding LysE family transporter: MNTFFSYIFLGLSLSAPIGPINAAQLNKGIQGGFWHAYVIGLGAISADIIYMLLVYFGVIHLLDSPFIKAFLWIFGFFVLVYTGIESIKDAGKISSPAEMRSSGSSLGKTFISGFLLSLLNPLSILFWLGIYGSILAKAANEFPIQQLLIYSGAIVLGILLWDVTMAAVSSIFREFLTLRVLKGISMLSGLSLVGFGSYFGVQAFQLLFIH, from the coding sequence ATCAATACATTTTTTAGTTATATTTTTCTTGGTTTGTCACTTTCCGCACCCATTGGACCCATCAATGCTGCACAGCTAAACAAGGGCATTCAAGGAGGATTTTGGCATGCATATGTTATCGGGCTTGGTGCTATAAGTGCGGATATTATCTATATGTTGCTAGTGTATTTTGGAGTCATACATCTGCTTGACTCTCCATTTATAAAAGCCTTTCTATGGATTTTCGGCTTTTTTGTGTTAGTATATACAGGCATTGAAAGCATCAAAGATGCAGGGAAAATCTCATCTCCTGCTGAGATGCGAAGTAGCGGTTCTTCATTGGGTAAAACATTTATATCTGGATTCCTGTTGTCTTTATTGAATCCATTATCTATCCTTTTCTGGCTCGGTATTTACGGATCTATACTGGCAAAAGCTGCCAACGAATTTCCGATACAGCAACTTTTAATATACAGTGGTGCTATCGTACTCGGCATTCTCCTTTGGGATGTAACCATGGCCGCTGTTTCTAGCATCTTTCGCGAATTTTTGACACTCCGAGTCTTAAAAGGCATTTCTATGCTGTCTGGACTGTCACTTGTAGGGTTTGGCTCATATTTTGGTGTACAAGCCTTTCAGTTACTATTTATCCACTAA
- a CDS encoding amino acid permease — protein sequence MSKTPAQGEQNLKWWQLSLLGVAGTIGTGYFLGSSLTISIGGPAVLIAYILAGVGTYVVFDALSSMTADHAEQGSFRSYAKKAFGSWAGFGSGWVYWCSELLIMGSQLTALSIFSRFWFPSVPMWVFAAGFGILGLLIVFFGNKGFDRVENVLAVIKIAAILMFLIIATALLAGWIGGGKYSPKFPLNYSAIFPNGGMGLWSSFIFAFYAYGGIEVLGIMSFRLEKPEEAPKAGKVMLLLLTTVYVISIGLAVCMVPLGAFNPKESPFVLALSSDHLIFVPHVFNAVLIIAGFSTMIASLYAVTSMMITLAQEGDAPRIFSRKWKDKYPLYALFLISGGLLATIVLSLLMPGKVYEYITTAAGLMLLYNWSFILLSSGKLLKAKKLSGVKRWIGFLLIGMAVVGTLFHALSRPGFYISLLLVSVIAACDLIVHWFRKKKNNSCGKNV from the coding sequence ATGAGCAAAACTCCAGCCCAAGGTGAACAAAACTTGAAATGGTGGCAATTATCTTTACTTGGCGTTGCGGGAACGATTGGTACCGGCTATTTCCTCGGGTCCAGTCTGACAATTTCGATCGGAGGGCCAGCAGTACTTATTGCATACATTCTGGCGGGCGTTGGTACCTACGTTGTATTCGATGCTCTATCAAGCATGACGGCAGATCATGCAGAGCAGGGATCTTTTCGTTCCTATGCTAAAAAAGCTTTCGGGAGTTGGGCCGGATTCGGGAGCGGTTGGGTATATTGGTGCTCAGAGCTGCTTATTATGGGAAGTCAGTTGACAGCATTGTCTATTTTCTCCCGCTTTTGGTTTCCATCAGTTCCCATGTGGGTATTTGCGGCAGGGTTCGGAATATTAGGTCTCCTTATCGTTTTTTTTGGTAATAAGGGTTTTGACCGGGTTGAAAATGTGTTGGCTGTAATCAAGATAGCTGCCATACTCATGTTTCTGATCATTGCAACCGCTCTCCTAGCTGGATGGATTGGAGGAGGGAAATATTCGCCTAAGTTCCCACTTAACTATTCTGCTATATTTCCAAACGGGGGTATGGGGTTATGGTCCTCTTTTATTTTTGCCTTTTATGCATATGGTGGCATTGAGGTCCTTGGCATTATGTCTTTTCGTCTTGAAAAGCCGGAGGAAGCACCAAAGGCAGGCAAGGTCATGCTTTTACTTCTAACGACAGTGTATGTGATTTCTATTGGTTTGGCTGTATGCATGGTGCCTTTAGGAGCTTTTAATCCGAAAGAAAGCCCCTTTGTACTTGCGCTGAGCAGTGACCATCTCATCTTTGTTCCACATGTTTTTAATGCCGTGTTGATTATAGCTGGATTCTCCACAATGATAGCATCACTTTACGCAGTGACTTCTATGATGATTACTCTTGCTCAGGAAGGCGATGCTCCCAGAATTTTCTCGCGTAAGTGGAAAGATAAATACCCACTTTATGCTCTCTTCTTAATATCAGGCGGATTATTAGCAACGATTGTATTGTCGCTACTAATGCCTGGAAAAGTTTATGAATATATCACTACTGCAGCCGGATTGATGCTTTTGTATAACTGGTCTTTTATTTTGCTCTCTTCAGGTAAACTACTGAAGGCAAAAAAGTTGAGTGGGGTAAAACGATGGATTGGGTTTCTGTTGATTGGTATGGCAGTGGTCGGCACCCTTTTTCACGCTCTCAGCCGTCCAGGATTTTATATCAGTCTGCTACTTGTTTCTGTGATCGCAGCATGTGACTTAATCGTTCACTGGTTTCGCAAAAAGAAAAATAATTCATGTGGAAAGAATGTTTGA